One Sulfitobacter sp. M39 genomic window, GCGATAAAGGTGATCGACAGGATGTAGAAGGCCACCAGAAATCCGGCCAACAGCAAGTGTTTCGGTGCCGCGGGGATTTGCGCAAACCCTTGCCGCCCCACCAGCATCGCGACCAGTAAGCTGACCGAAAAAGCTATCACAAACAGCACAGTAGCCGCTGCCGCGGGGGATCCGATCCGGCTACCAAGCCCTGCGTTCAACGCGGCCAGAACGGGAATGCCAACCCCGGCCAAAAGCATCACAACTGCATAATGCGCCATGAGAGTCCCTAATCTTTCCCGTTTCTTGATCCAGATCATGGCGAAGACCCCCGCCAAGGGCAAGCATCCCCGTGACCTACCGGAGGATCATATGATGAAAACCACAATTGCCCTCGGCGTGCCGCTGCTCTTGGGGCTGGCCGCCTGTATGCCCGCACAAACCCCGCCCGATGCCCCCGACCGCGCGGAAGGGGCAGCATTTTTTGCCGAGAACTGTGTGCAATGCCACGGGCTGAACGCCCAAGGGGCCGGTGCCGCGGCCAAGGGCCTGCGCCCGCAGCCGCGCGACCTGACCCTACTGGCGCGCGACAATGGCGGGCGGTTTCCGCAGACCAAAACGCTGGCCTATATCTATGGCGACCCGGCGGGCGATGCCACAGACAGCCACCTCCAACGGGTGATGCCGCACTTTGGCGAGGGTATGGCGCTGGATCTGGTGCCTGTCGATCTGGATGGCCAGCTGACGCCCACACCCCGGGTGCTGGCGGGGCTGCTGGTCTACCTTGAAAGCATCCAGCGTTAACTACAAATCCCGTTCACCTCGACCCCGTCCCAGGGCATCCGCACCGCATAGGGCCGGCTTTGGGGCAGGGGTGCTATGGGCATCTCTTGCGAGATCAGCGCATGCAGCCGTTTGGTGCGCGGTGCCTGCGGGTCCAACGCACGACAGCAGACGAATTCCTCGACGATAGAGCCTTGTTGTTCAAAGGCAAAATCCAGAAACTTCGGGTCGCTCTCCAGATCAAAGAGATACGGGTCCGCCCCGCCGCTATGTTCAAACGCCGCGCGCAGCGGCGAATAGCCCGTCGTCTTGCGGTTCTGCCATTGCCAGATATGGGTCAGCTCATGGGCAAAGATCATCGCCGCGATCAGCCCGATCCGGTCGGGATAGTCGGGCAGGTAATCGTCCAGATACCAGTCTTCGTCAAACAGCACCGTATTCCACAGCGCCACGGCGGCGGGTTTGGTGGTGATCACCTCGCCCACCTTTTCGGGCGGCAGGATAC contains:
- a CDS encoding DMT family transporter; amino-acid sequence: MAHYAVVMLLAGVGIPVLAALNAGLGSRIGSPAAAATVLFVIAFSVSLLVAMLVGRQGFAQIPAAPKHLLLAGFLVAFYILSITFIAPHFGVGNAVFFVLVGQLFSAAAIDHFGLFGAQVSPLGAARAAGIALMCAGVWLTQQA
- a CDS encoding c-type cytochrome, yielding MAKTPAKGKHPRDLPEDHMMKTTIALGVPLLLGLAACMPAQTPPDAPDRAEGAAFFAENCVQCHGLNAQGAGAAAKGLRPQPRDLTLLARDNGGRFPQTKTLAYIYGDPAGDATDSHLQRVMPHFGEGMALDLVPVDLDGQLTPTPRVLAGLLVYLESIQR